Within the Arthrobacter sp. V1I7 genome, the region CCGCCTGCAGGCCGGCGCGAAGAGTTTCGGCGATGTAGGCGGCTGCCACCATGCCGAGCGAAACCATCACCACGACTGTCACGTTCCAGGAAACGCCAAATGCCAGCGGCACGCCGTAGCCGAAGGCGATAAAAACGAGCAGGGCCGGGATGCCGCGGAAGAATTCGATGTAGCCGGTGGCGATCCAGCGGTACAGCGGGAAGGAGGAGAGCTTCATCAGGGCCAGCAGCAGGCCGCCGGAGAGGCCCACGATGAAGCCCAAGGCGGTGTAGATCAGGGTGTTCTTCAGGCCGACCAGGAAGATGTCCGGGAACATCGGGCCGATTTTGCCGAAGTTGAAGACGCTGTTGCCGATGGTCCTCCAGTCCGTCGCCAGAATCAGGGCGGCCAGTGCCACCACAAAGATTGCTGCCTGGGCATACAGGCTGGCTCTGGCTCGTTGCCGTGCGGTCATTGCCAAGGGGTGCTCACATTCGTTTATGCGTGGCTGAGGCCCCGGACGGACTGCGGTGCAGCTCGTCCGGGGCCCCGGCTACGTGGATCTCAGGGCTGCGGAGGTGTCAGGCCGAAGCGCTGGCTACTTGGCGGTCTCGCCGAACCAGGTGGTCTTGAACTTCTCCAGGGAGCCGTCATCGGTCAGACGCTTGAGCGTTCCGTTGACCTGCTCGGTCATGGCGGTGTTGCCCTTCTTGATGGCGATACCCAGCTGCTCGCCGGTGGCAAACTTTTCGACGCTCTTGAACCTCGGGTCGTCTTTGATGGCGTAACCCAGGACGGACTGGTTGCCCAGGGTGGCATCGATCGTGCCGGCCTGGAGGGCCTGGACCAAGAGTCCGGTGTCCTCGAACTGCTGGGCGTCGATACCGTTTTCGCTTGCGTACTCCGCTCCGGTGGTGGCCTGCTGGACGCCCACCTTCTTGCCCTTGGCGTCGTCCAGGCTCTTGATGCCGGACGAGTCGCTGGCGACGAGGACGAGGTCGTCATCCAGGTACGGGGTGGAGAAGTCCATGACGGACTTGCGGGTGTCCGTGATGGAGACGGAGGAGATGGAAACGTCACACTGGGTGAGCGCGGTACCGGTCTCGATGGCTTCGAAGGAGCTGTCCACCACGTTGAGTTCGGCCTTCAGGTCCTTGGCCAGCTCGGCGGCGATGTCCATGTCGAAGCCGACGATCTTGCCGTCCCTCTGGAATTCGAAGGGCTCATAGGGAACGTCCGAGCAAACGGTGAGCTTGCCGGCGTTGATGAGCGAAACGCCCCCCTCGGGAGAGGCTGCCGGGGTGGAACCTCCGCCGCAGGCCGTGAGGGCGAGGGAACCGACGGCGAGGACTGCGGCGGCCTTGGCGGCCAGCTTTGCGGTGGCAAAGGACTTGAGCTGCATGGATTTTTACCTTTTGTTGCAGGGGCAGACGTGACTTGGTCGGCTTATAGTGTAACGCTAATAAGAGATGTGCATCACAGAAAACTTCTCTTGTTCATTGGATAACTTATCGCAGGCTAGCGCAAGCCCCAGCAGACTGGCGCTGTCTCTCATCCC harbors:
- a CDS encoding ABC transporter substrate-binding protein, with product MQLKSFATAKLAAKAAAVLAVGSLALTACGGGSTPAASPEGGVSLINAGKLTVCSDVPYEPFEFQRDGKIVGFDMDIAAELAKDLKAELNVVDSSFEAIETGTALTQCDVSISSVSITDTRKSVMDFSTPYLDDDLVLVASDSSGIKSLDDAKGKKVGVQQATTGAEYASENGIDAQQFEDTGLLVQALQAGTIDATLGNQSVLGYAIKDDPRFKSVEKFATGEQLGIAIKKGNTAMTEQVNGTLKRLTDDGSLEKFKTTWFGETAK
- a CDS encoding amino acid ABC transporter permease, producing MAMTARQRARASLYAQAAIFVVALAALILATDWRTIGNSVFNFGKIGPMFPDIFLVGLKNTLIYTALGFIVGLSGGLLLALMKLSSFPLYRWIATGYIEFFRGIPALLVFIAFGYGVPLAFGVSWNVTVVVMVSLGMVAAAYIAETLRAGLQAVPKGQLEAARSLGMPQWRAMVSIVIPQAFKIVLPPLTNEVILLTKDSSLIYVLGLTASQYELTKFGRDGISSLGAGLTPLLVAGAFYLVITIPLSLLARKFESRSARMKR